One Thermus sp. CCB_US3_UF1 DNA window includes the following coding sequences:
- the cas2 gene encoding CRISPR-associated endonuclease Cas2 — protein MVYDVAVERVVKVLKVGRRYLTWVQNSVLEGELSPAQYARLKAEVRKIIEPSDAVRFYLFPNRDSLRIETIGSTKNEPDQFI, from the coding sequence ATGGTCTACGACGTGGCGGTGGAGCGGGTGGTGAAGGTGCTTAAAGTGGGTAGGCGCTACCTCACCTGGGTGCAAAATTCCGTTTTGGAAGGGGAGCTCTCGCCCGCCCAATATGCGCGCCTGAAAGCAGAGGTTAGAAAGATCATTGAACCCTCGGATGCCGTGCGCTTCTACTTGTTTCCTAACCGCGATTCCTTGCGGATAGAAACCATCGGTTCAACGAAGAACGAACCAGACCAGTTTATTTGA